Proteins encoded together in one Vigna angularis cultivar LongXiaoDou No.4 chromosome 5, ASM1680809v1, whole genome shotgun sequence window:
- the LOC108340610 gene encoding protein THYLAKOID FORMATION1, chloroplastic, whose product MATVTSSFHFSTLTQSSQRNFTLSSNSPTFRFRFRVGFSCHYLGVRASSYASKMVVRCSSSSVTDPPTVSETKLNFLKEYKRPIPSIYNTVLQELIVQQHLMRYKRSYRYDAVFALGFVTVYEQLMEGYPSDEDRDAIFQAYIKALKEDPEQYRVDAKKLEEWARAQNSTSLVEFSSREGEVEGILKDIAERAGGKGDFSYSRFFAIGLFRLLELANAMEPTILEKLCAVLNVNKRSVDRDLDVYRNLLSKLVQAKELLKEYVDREKKKREERAEPQKTNEAITQQQFSSL is encoded by the exons ATGGCCACTGTTACTTCTTCCTTCCATTTCTCCACTCTCACTCAATCTTCTCAGAGGAACTTCACCCTCTCTTCCAATTCACCAACCTTTCGCTTCCGCTTCCGCGTTGGTTTCTCATGCCACTATCTTGGAGTTCGAGCTTCCAGTTATGCTTCCAAAATGGTTGTTCGGTGCTCCTCTTCCTCTGTCACAG ACCCTCCAACTGTTTCTGAGACAAAGTTAAATTTTCTCAAGGAATATAAGCGACCAATTCCAAGTATCTATAACACGGTGCTGCAAGAGCTCATTGTTCAGCAACATTTAATGAGATACAAGAGATCATATCGCTATGACGCTGTATTTGCCCTTGGCTTTGTCACTGTATATGAGCAACTCATGGAAGGGTATCCAAGTGATGAGGACCGAGATGCGATCTTCCAAGCATACATTAAGGCACTGAAAGAAGATCCTGAACAATACAG AGTTGATGCAAAGAAATTGGAAGAATGGGCTCGAGCTCAAAACTCAACTTCACTAGTTGAGTTCTCTTCCAGAGAAGGAGAAGTTGAGGGAATATTAAAGGATATTGCAGAAAGAGCAGGAGGAAAGGGGGATTTCAGTTACAGTCGTTTCTTCGCAATAGGCCTCTTTCGCCTTCTTGAGTTAGCAAATGCTATGGAACCAACAATTTTGGAAAAG CTTTGTGCGGTTTTGAATGTCAACAAAAGAAGCGTGGATCGGGATTTGGATGTGTATCGTAACTTGCTTTCTAAGTTGGTTCAAGCTAAAGAGTTGCTAAAGGAATATGTTGACAG ggagaagaagaaaagagaagaaagggCCGAACCACAAAAGACTAATGAGGCCATTACCCAACAGCAATTTTCTAGCCTTTAG
- the LOC108338799 gene encoding diacylglycerol kinase 5, with amino-acid sequence MASHQAMASSSFISNFIIPDHILVPGSHVGNEGHQPECPVLVFVNSRSGGQLGGDLLQTYRNLLNPKQVFDLGEQAPDEVLRTVYANLESLNLQGDQFAKTIMKKLKLIVAGGDGTAGWLLGVVCDLKLSHPPPIATVPLGTGNNLPFAFGWGKKNPTTDQGSVESFLNQVMKAKEIKIDNWHILMRMRAPKEGSCDPIPPLELPHSLHAFHRVSEADELNREGCHTFRGGFWNYFSMGMDAQVSYAFHSERKKNPEKFKNQLVNQTTYAKLGCSQGWFLTPLLHRADRNIAQLAKVKFMKRHGEWQDLHIPPSIRSIVCLNLPSFSGGLNPWGTPNRRKQSDRDLTPPFVDDGLLEIVGFRNAWHGLVLYAPKGHGTRLAQAHRIRFEFRKGAADHTFMRIDGEPWKQPLPVDDDTVVVEISHLGQVSMLSTADCKSKSMYDPLSPRHEVEEDDSDEDASPSEEFRKFGAADTFKIPYDIDPSRLS; translated from the exons ATGGCATCACACCAGGCAATGGCTTCTTCTTCCTTCATCAGCAACTTCATAATTCCCGACCACATTCTCGTACCGGGCTCTCACGTTGGAAATGAGGGCCACCAGCCTGAGTGTCCCGTCCTCGTTTTTGTCAACTCCAGGAGTGGCGGTCAACTCGGAGGAGATCTTCTCCAAACCTATCGCAATTTACTTAATCCAAAACAG GTTTTTGATTTGGGGGAGCAGGCGCCTGATGAGGTTCTCAGAACGGTGTATGCTAATTTGGAAAGCCTTAATCTGCAGGGTGATCAGTTTGCTAAAACGATCATGAAGAAATTGAAGTTAATT GTTGCAGGGGGTGATGGAACAGCAGGCTGGCTTCTTGGAGTTGTTTGTGATCTCAAATTATCTCACCCTCCACCTATTGCCACTGTGCCACTGGGCACAGGGAATAATCTGCCTTTTGCGTTTGGTTGG GGGAAGAAGAACCCAACAACAGATCAAGGATCAGTAGAGTCATTTTTAAATCAAGTCATGAAGgcaaaggaaataaaaattgaCAA CTGGCACATTCTCATGAGAATGAGAGCTCCTAAAGAAGGTTCCTGTGATCCAATTCCACCACTTGAGCTACCACATTCTTTGCATGCCTTCCATCGTGTATCTGAAGCAGATGAGCTTAATAGG GAAGGTTGCCACACGTTTCGTGGGGGATTTTGGAATTACTTCAGTATGG GAATGGATGCTCAAGTGTCTTATGCATTTCATTCAGAACGAAAGAAGAATCctgaaaaattcaaaaaccaGTTGGTTAATCAG ACTACTTATGCTAAGCTTGGATGCTCACAAGGATGGTTTCTTACTCCTCTTTTGCACCGTGCCGATAG GAACATAGCACAACTGGCTAAAGTAAAATTCATGAAAAGGCATGGTGAATGGCAAGACCTACACATACCTCCTAG TATCAGGTCAATTGTATGTCTTAACTTGCCCAGCTTTTCTGGTGGACTAAATCCATGGGGTACACCTAACAGGAGAAAGCAGAGTGAC AGAGATTTGACACCACCATTTGTTGATGATGGCCTACTAGAAATTGTTGGTTTTAGAAATGCGTGGCATGGCCTTGTTTTATATGCTCCAAAAGGACACGGAACGCGTCTTGCTCAG GCACACAGAATCCGTTTTGAGTTTCGGAAAGGTGCTGCCGATCATACATTCATGAGGATTGACGGGGAGCCTTGGAAGCAACCCCTTCCGGTTGATGATGATACAGTTGTGGTTGAGATTTCTCACCTTGGCCAGGTTAGCATGCTATCTACGGCTGATTGCAAGTCTAAAAGTATGTATGATCCTTTATCACCACGCcatgaggttgaggaagatgaCAGTGATGAAGATGCCTCTCCATCAGAGGAATTTCGGAAGTTTGGTGCAGCAGATACATTTAAAATCCCATATGACATTGACCCTTCTCGTCTTAGTTAG